The DNA segment GGAATTAAAGGGGGATGTCATCTAAATTCAGAATTCCAAAATGTCATTTCCATGGCCCGGGATAGTTttatcaatatttgtgaacgcGAgttactctctctcaaagccagaaaacaGAGAAGTATGTcttaaacttgtgatgtcattaaGTATAACTTCATGGAAAAATCAACAGGAGACTGAATTTGTGGACCcacacaatgtttgttttatttttatataccCACATGAACTTTAttctattgttgtttttaaagttctGAAACAGATAATGCAACCATATACGCAGAACCTTCCTctgggtgctctcagtgtcctaacagctttttaaatgaattgtttgtggagcagctgcagactttataccctatgacggcactctagtttttggatgGGAGATGGGAGagtgttgttcatttttactaatatttttgtacTGTGTGACTGTCTGAGACTGTAGGAATaaagtgtatgttttttttaaattgggtgAAGCTCCCCTTTAAGGCCCCTTTATGCTGTCGGAATAGCATCAACATGAAGATAAGCTGTGCAGAGCGATGTCTGGACTTTCTATACTAAACCAGAGCAGATCAATACATAGATTCTACTTATAGTTGAGGAGCAGATCTCTGCGAATACAGACATTGCTGATTGATGCTAAAATTTGAGCTACTTGAGGTATATGTCTTCATCTGCCTGAAACAGccataacatgtttttaaactcaGTTCCACTGGATCAGTAAGTACAGACTCATACTATGCATTAAAGGTGTGCACTTTGATTTCCATATTCAAGTGTtcacattatattattatcacatatcacaaaagaaacaacaacacttGAGAACAGGGTTAGAAATGAATGTACAATTGAAAATGCGTGTAGAGGTTTGGGTTATCTTTTTGTCCTGCACAGACCGTAGAGATTACTTATGATAGTATAACATTACATAGTGTGCACTGCaaatgtagtttgtttatatagTCAAAATACTTCCAAACATCACTCTAATGCTGAAAGTTATCTGCAGCTGTGCAGATCTATCATTTTTGCTATATTAATCTGTGCAGATATTCATAGATTGCGGTTACATCACTGCCTCCCATCCAgaaaattttcatttcaaatgtgaTCATTTATACATTGTATGCCAATATAAGTTGAGTATATACTGACAtccaaaacactgtaaaaccaAAGTTTCATTATTCCAAATTCTGTTGGAGATAccagtgttttcaaaaaatgtctgaatttggCTGAAGTATAAAATGCACCAGAATATCTTATTTGATGGAATAGCACAGCCATAATAATATGCCCTGGATTATTTCACATCATAACGCTTCAGTAAAGAGCTATAACAAGCTGATTCAAAATATTTGCGATTCTTTCAGACAGTGTGGGAATAAACGACTTTGCGAACCTTGAATATAACTAAGGGAAAACAAAAGGGTTAAACAGGATATTAAGTGGTTTTAACAAGTAACTTTTTGCCATAGTGCCaaactttatacattttatctGAGCAATAAATTTGACATAACTGATACAATACTGTTTTGTGGTCACTGTTTGTAGTGTCAGTGCTTGATTTATAAAATACTGAACTATAAATTGTCTTGCTTATGTGTTCAGCAGTATAAAAAGGGAGAAGCGCCCTCCGTCCCCTGAAGATGACGATGTCATCATCTTGTCTGATAATGACTCCCCCAGTCCACCGATGAACGGCTTGAGCCACTTTAAGGAGCTGGACACAGACCTGCTTATGGTGAGACACATGGACCCACAGCTAGCAGTCATGCATTTCTACTGTTGGGaaggtttcttttaaaaactggtGCACCACAGATTACAGGATACATGCCCAAATATGTcatttgtatcattttaacattaaataactCAGACTAAGTAATGCATTCTTAATACTTTACTTTTGGAATATGTCAAAATCATCTTGTTGAAGTAAATTTGTCTGGGTCTTATGTTTTCGTGCCAGTAACACATTCCTGACAATGTTGTGGTTGTGCGTCTTCTCTGCCATTGTCATGTGGCAGCTGCACTgcacacacttttaaaaaatcttttaaagggAAAAGCGTGTTCATATGAATTTTACACCGTGCCTTAACAGCAAGAAAGCCTCGAAACCAGTTAAATATTCACTTTTGTTACAAATCATGTAAGCTACCTATCAACTGAAGATGGGTGACTACTTGTTGTCTTTCTTCATTTGTACTGCTtataagaaaaaacacacattttatactgtgatatttactggaaatggcGTACAgtatagccaacagcaagtaggtTGTCATAAGCAATTGTCATTTACTAGAGACTTTCAGCTTACTGgtgatctccctccagccagatGCCacctttttcaggtttttgtagTGAAAATAAGTGCTGTTGTGTGGATAATTCTTCATTTCACTTCCAAAATCGGCTGTTCATCATCCATTGCAGAGCTTTTAAAGCAAGTGATAGCAATACATAGAAACTTGTGattcattgtattttaaatcTATATCACCAATACCAGTTTTCTAGCATAACCTGGTGCATTTCATGCTCTTTCTCCCACTGAAATGGATCCTGAGATTGgtttaaatcataattttggCTTGTGCTATTGGCTTTTCATGGGAAGTTGATTAAGCTGCACCTTGGTGTGAACAAGTTATTTTCTAACCTCAAAGATTTACGTTACACTCTACAGTCACACCCTTCCACATTGATGCTCAGAGCTCAGAAAATGTGTCTTAATAAAGGttgttgctaacaagtggctaaatgggactacagaacatcatcatgctGAACCGTACCGAACACGGCTTTAGAGCCTCGTAGTGGTGGCGATCTGactgtaattgtttttgttttagccTAGCATTAGCTTTTAATTAGGGCAACTGCATTTAGGCCtcaaatcctgaaagtggtgctcatttgtgaagattgtcttgctgaacaaacatgaacatttgtttaccacagagctcaTTTACTTCTGTAATCCAAAACCCTAATCCAAATCTcgtaggctttttgacgagggaaccaagGTGATGTTGACccacagaaaaacgtcatccctgaaGTGCTCTATTTGTGGACAGTTTGGCTACATTGAATGTTTTAGTTACTGGACCAGGTTATTGTCTTTTGTAAAAACCTGTGGTGTAAGTGATGTTGTTGTCTGCGGCGTGTAGAAGAGCAGCCCAGCAGAGAGGGAGCGCATCATTAAGCAGCTGAAGGAGGAGCTGAGACTGGAGGAGGCCAAGCTGGTGCTGCTGAAGAAACTTCGACAGAGTCAGATACAGAAGGACGCTCTGCAGAAGGTAAACAGTTGTTATGCACATCAACGCAGAAGAGTCCTGACAACACATCCTCCACTTGAAGcattctgtttgttgtttaataTCTCTCTGCGTTTCCTCTTCAGCCCTCAGGTCTTTCCGGCTCATCTGCTCCCCCTCCTCTAATTCGAGGAACAATTACAAGCAATAAAGGATCTCAGCAGGTGAATGGTCCACTTTGAAACATGCACTCAGGCAGCTTTTCTGTGTGAAATCATTATCATTTGATaatcatttctttctttgacCAGATTTTGACAGGCAGGAGTTCAGGCACGGTCATCCCTCCTCCGCTGGTGAGAGGAGGGCAACAGGTGTCGTCCAAACATGGCTCTCAGATCATAATGCCGCCTCTGGTCAGAGGAGCACAGGTGAGTCCCGAAGTTAGCAATACTGTTAACATACTaagatattaaaatgaaatttttcatatttatattatttgtcaGGGCAATGATAGTCTGAGTTGTACCATCTTAATTCTGTTTTACTCTCCGGGACAAACTGCAGGGAAATAATTACACTTAAACTTATGATCTTTTTTTGCgcttgtctctctttgtgtgtttcctttGCCTCGGTGCTTTTGATGCCCCTTCCTCGTCCTCCACTACCTTTGTCTGTGATGTCCCACCGTGCCATCCCTCTCATTGTCCTGGTTAGCCCATCTCTGTATCTCCACAGCAGATCCAGGCTCTCcgccagcaacagcagcagcagttggcCGCCGCGGGAGGCTCAGGCTCAGGACCCCCTCCTCTGCTGTTGGGCCCCCGGACCTCAGCCCCTGGAAGCCACAGCCAGAGAGGCATGGTCCAATCAGGCCTCATCAGAATTGGCAGCAGCGCCAACACAGTGGTCAGTATTTACCAGGtgtttcaaagtttaaaaaaaaaaagaataaaatgtttacaaTTCAGGgtggaaaaacattaaaatgtcccACTTAAGtagatgtatttttaatttgcctgaatataaaatgtacagtttctcaTTCATTTGCCTACATTTCAGGCAAAGATCTTTAAGTATAACTACAGAACAATGTACtataagaaaacaacaaataataataacaaataccCTCTTACACAATTACcaatttgcatttcaaatgtagtgatttttatatttttctttgatgaATTTTACAACATTTGGGTGTAGCAAAAGTGCACAGTGACCCCATACTATTATACTGAGTTCAAATCTCAGTGTTTCATTAAGCTGCCTCTGAGTTAGCCAGTATAACTCAGCAGGCTGGATGACCACGTATGCTTTACGGTTAACATTATCTAAAATCAACTGACTGTCTTGGAGTACGCAGCGTGGGAGTTAGCCCTTGTTAGCCCACGTAAGTAAACATATCAACATATATTGTAGATATCTGATTAGCCAATATTTAAGAACTCATTTTAGCCAAAGCTGATATATGGCCATATGTTTTCCCACCTAATTGCAGAAAGTATTATGTCTCTCCTGTGCTGGTATATATTATGCCTGCACTTACCGCAATGGCCCACTGATGGCAGATGCaggcataaaatacaatgcttttttcaaaatctgcaCATTCACTGgaaaatgcaaaagcaaaacaacttCAACTTAGGTTTCTtgtaaaacatgccatatttattttcatgtaacaaattttaaataaaaatgctaaagTCATCTGACCTAAACAGGCACAGATGATGCTCTCCTTAAGAAAACCCTTACAATAGTCAAAATTAGGGCCGACATTTCATCATAAAGCCATTATCTGCCGAAACCGATTACATGCCagtattatcgtgcatccctaattaCCTTAATCACAGGGACTTTTTCAAGGAAtgttttttggttaaacaaacaatcaaaacgTAAGCTTGAAACCAGTTTTCTAATCGGAgtttgcttttgaaaataaaggtgAAATTCACTGTCCGATTGCATTCTTTTTTCAGTACTGTAGGTAAGCAGAAGTACCCATGGTGTAACTGTCAGTGTTCATACCACGTTATAACTTGAAACCAGATGCTTCTGAAACTCTAATGGTCACAGGAGCTTTGAATAGGGCCCTAACTGCCTGATCACTGTTGTTTGATCATTTAACACACTGCAACACCAACAGCCCTTTGGTAACTTTTTTAGATGAAAGATATCTGGAGCTTGTCTGGATGTTTatacctgttttgttttttcctgtctttgctTGTTTGTTAAGGCCTCGACATCCAGTTTGAAAGGCTCTTCCGCAGGGAGCAGCAGCGTGTCTGTGGTTAGCTCGAATGACTCTCCAGCCAGCCGCCAAGCTGCAGCTAAACTCGCCCTGCGGAAACAACTGGAGAAGACCCTACTGGAGATTCCCCCACCCAAGCCCCCTGCCCCAGAGTTTAACTTTATGCCTTCTGCAGCCAATAATGAGTTCATCTACTTGGTGGGACTAGAAGAAGTGGTACAGAATCTGCTGGATACCATCCACAGAGgtgtgttcattttctttttgaattgcTCTTGTTTACATGTCGTAGAGGTAAAATGATCAACCAGTCATAAGACAAATAATCACCactaatcattaaaaataaaaatgcttagGATTTTTTGTTTCACCTTCCAAAATATGAAGTTGGTTGTAACACATGATAGTAAACTGAACATCCTGAGGTTTGGACTGCTAGTTTGACAACACTGGCAATTTTGTGATTTCTCCTTGGGCTGCTCTAGATTGTGACGGGCGGTTTACATAACTAAGGGAATTattcattgaaaaaataattgacacATTCGTCAATAATGAAATTGTAAGTTTCAGCTCCAGATGTCAGGCTGAGGTGTTGGATCTGTTTCAAACAAGTATATGTAGTCAGGAAGTCCCAGCTTTCACCCAGGATttaagtatctatctatctatttatacACCATATAAGcacctctttccttttttcattagTCCCTCCTCCATCTTTCTCCATCCAGGAAAGACAGGTATAGCACTGTCCAAGACCATTACCAGAGACCCCTTCACCTGCACCCAGTGCAACACCGACTTCACCTGCCGCTGGAGGCACGACAAGTCAAAAGGCGGGGTAGTCCTCTGTGAACAATGCATGTCATCCAATCAGAAAAAGATCTTGAAAGCCGAGCACACCAATAGGCTGAAAGCTGCTTTTGTCAAAGCACTGCAACAAGAGCAGGAAATAGAGCAGCGCATTTTTCAGCAGACGTCCTCACCAGTCTCCCACAGTAGCTCGTCCTCTTCGTCGATGAAAGCAGAGCAGCTGGTGTCTCAGCAGCTGAAGCAGGCTCACGCCAGAGCGTCCTCCCTCCAGCACCTCCACCAGGCCAGCCGAGGAGCCAACATGGTTCACCATCACTCCGTCAAGCAGGTTGGAATCCGTTTCTCCCTTAAAAACAGGGTTTAGACactttttaccaataaattagaataacttttccataatgtttCCATGCAGTTAGGACTTATTTTCATGACCACGCATTGTCGGAGATGTCTGtataacatgaaaaataacaatccatgtaaaaaagcaataatacgTTTCTTAAAATAAGGAGCCAGTTCAAAAGTGCATATGCTGTATGTGAGCACTTGTGCTTACTGCATGCAAATGAGGGAGCTGTCTGGCTGTCAGGTAACATGACCTGAGAAAGTTGGCTTGTATCTTCACATGCCGGTAAATTGTAGGAATCGTGAGAATTTGATATCTTTAGTGCCCATAGTACCTCTGTTGTTAAGACTTCGTTTGAGGACACAGAACCTGAAATGGTCCCTGGTTTGatggtggaggagagagaatCAGTGCAGCTCGCAGTGGACATCAAGTTAGTCATCGGGGGAAGTTGCCAGAcccatttttgaaattttgaacttttaactACACAGTATGCATTTTGAATGTCATGGGTCCTGGTTTTTGTCAAGCCATATGTCAAACTTCTCCAAGTGAAATGAGTCGCTAATAATTGGCATTTTCTCAGAATTGTACAAATTTACATCTTGTCAAAGAACAAGTTGCAACTCAGTTCTGAGTCTGACGTCACCCACGCAGAAAACAGCGTAACATCAAGTGACTTGACTGATTTGCCTGAACATGACTATAAAAATATCAACCTACCTGAATATTAATATAAACTATActaccttattttttttaaagtgaaactcaTCATGCTGACTGTGCCGACCTTGACCAggatttctttttaactttttgagaattaacatataaaaaaaaaattaaaaattcataaactcttatattttctcttatatTATATTCTCTCTTATATTCATAAACTTTCAATATCCAagcattttaagacttcttCGGTGCCTTTAAAGGCTTGAAAAGGGGACCCTGGAGGTCTTGTATCTCAAGGGGACCTTCCTGGCTAAATAACAgataagttaaaaaatacaaataaattctATCATAAAAGTTTCCGTTTCAGTTTCCCTGACTTTTCTAAAaacttcttatttattttccaaaacttctaCAGGCATGCagaattgcttttttaaaaattccctgacttttcctgttttttcacaGTCATAAGAATCCTGTGAACTGGAGCATTTGTGCAGCTGATGTCACTGTTACCTCTCTGTGTTCTTCCCCTCAGAGCTCCCAGGGCCAGCTGTCCCACGGTGTCTCATCATTGGGGGTGAGGGGCGTCCCCcactccttctcctcctcctctcagctgcAGAGTGCAGTGGCGGCTGCAGCTTTGGTCAGCCGGCCAGGTAAGCATGCCCGCAATTCCCACCGCTCTGTCCCGAGTTCAAAGGTGAGCAGCAGTGGAATCGGCGGCGGCAGGATTATCAGCGGAGGTAGTGCCTCATCCACTGCATGGAAGAAGCAGAGCAACATCAATACAGGTAGACTCACATTAATACCAGCTTGCCGGCTGACATCTACTCTCTTTCAAATTCCTGTCTGGTCCAAAAGCAAACCTTAAACATCCTGCTTTCAAATTTTTCTAGCAATCTAAAGCAAAAGTTGCCTTCTAGTTTAATCTAAtacactag comes from the Plectropomus leopardus isolate mb chromosome 12, YSFRI_Pleo_2.0, whole genome shotgun sequence genome and includes:
- the LOC121951347 gene encoding transcriptional repressor p66 alpha-like isoform X1 — translated: MSEEAVRQTRSQKRALERDAAPLSIEPSDADNESKRPKLDQNEPTTQAQTDPEPDPVLAQDDQSWTMLKSEHEKGQEREQSRSPLSLALPLTSQPVTDDQERTQRQQTTVKPSSDNRTDCNDKSSKARTEPGMDTRSQARLMEQKASGGMLAAGEVKATIKVEVQTGEQPVDMSTSRGSIKREKRPPSPEDDDVIILSDNDSPSPPMNGLSHFKELDTDLLMKSSPAERERIIKQLKEELRLEEAKLVLLKKLRQSQIQKDALQKPSGLSGSSAPPPLIRGTITSNKGSQQILTGRSSGTVIPPPLVRGGQQVSSKHGSQIIMPPLVRGAQPISVSPQQIQALRQQQQQQLAAAGGSGSGPPPLLLGPRTSAPGSHSQRGMVQSGLIRIGSSANTVASTSSLKGSSAGSSSVSVVSSNDSPASRQAAAKLALRKQLEKTLLEIPPPKPPAPEFNFMPSAANNEFIYLVGLEEVVQNLLDTIHRGKTGIALSKTITRDPFTCTQCNTDFTCRWRHDKSKGGVVLCEQCMSSNQKKILKAEHTNRLKAAFVKALQQEQEIEQRIFQQTSSPVSHSSSSSSSMKAEQLVSQQLKQAHARASSLQHLHQASRGANMVHHHSVKQSSQGQLSHGVSSLGVRGVPHSFSSSSQLQSAVAAAALVSRPGKHARNSHRSVPSSKVSSSGIGGGRIISGGSASSTAWKKQSNINTGVTMAYVNPSLTGHKTSATVDARQREYLLDMIPSRSSISQTANTWK
- the LOC121951347 gene encoding transcriptional repressor p66-alpha-like isoform X3, whose amino-acid sequence is MSEEAVRQTRSQKRALERDAAPLSIEPSDADNESKRPKLDQNEPTTQAQTDPEPDPVLAQDDQSWTMLKSEHEKGQEREQSRSPLSLALPLTSQPVTDDQERTQRQQTTVKPSSDNRTDCNDKSSKARTEPGMDTRSQARLMEQKASGGMLAAGEVKATIKVEVQTGEQPVDMSTSRGSIKREKRPPSPEDDDVIILSDNDSPSPPMNGLSHFKELDTDLLMKSSPAERERIIKQLKEELRLEEAKLVLLKKLRQSQIQKDALQKPSGLSGSSAPPPLIRGTITSNKGSQQILTGRSSGTVIPPPLVRGGQQVSSKHGSQIIMPPLVRGAQQIQALRQQQQQQLAAAGGSGSGPPPLLLGPRTSAPGSHSQRGMVQSGLIRIGSSANTVASTSSLKGSSAGSSSVSVVSSNDSPASRQAAAKLALRKQLEKTLLEIPPPKPPAPEFNFMPSAANNEFIYLVGLEEVVQNLLDTIHRGKTGIALSKTITRDPFTCTQCNTDFTCRWRHDKSKGGVVLCEQCMSSNQKKILKAEHTNRLKAAFVKALQQEQEIEQRIFQQTSSPVSHSSSSSSSMKAEQLVSQQLKQAHARASSLQHLHQASRGANMVHHHSVKQSSQGQLSHGVSSLGVRGVPHSFSSSSQLQSAVAAAALVSRPGKHARNSHRSVPSSKVSSSGIGGGRIISGGSASSTAWKKQSNINTGVTMAYVNPSLTGHKTSATVDARQREYLLDMIPSRSSISQTANTWK
- the LOC121951347 gene encoding transcriptional repressor p66 alpha-like isoform X4; this translates as MSEEAVRQTRSQKRALERDAAPLSIEPSDADNESKRPKLDQNEPTTQAQTDPEPDPVLAQDDQSWTMLKSEHEKGQEREQSRSPLSLALPLTSQPVTDDQERTQRQQTTVKPSSDNRTDCNDKSSKARTEPGMDTRSQARLMEQKASGGMLAAGEVKATIKVEVQTGEQPVDMSTSRGSIKREKRPPSPEDDDVIILSDNDSPSPPMNGLSHFKELDTDLLMKSSPAERERIIKQLKEELRLEEAKLVLLKKLRQSQIQKDALQKPSGLSGSSAPPPLIRGTITSNKGSQQILTGRSSGTVIPPPLVRGGQQVSSKHGSQIIMPPLVRGAQIQALRQQQQQQLAAAGGSGSGPPPLLLGPRTSAPGSHSQRGMVQSGLIRIGSSANTVASTSSLKGSSAGSSSVSVVSSNDSPASRQAAAKLALRKQLEKTLLEIPPPKPPAPEFNFMPSAANNEFIYLVGLEEVVQNLLDTIHRGKTGIALSKTITRDPFTCTQCNTDFTCRWRHDKSKGGVVLCEQCMSSNQKKILKAEHTNRLKAAFVKALQQEQEIEQRIFQQTSSPVSHSSSSSSSMKAEQLVSQQLKQAHARASSLQHLHQASRGANMVHHHSVKQSSQGQLSHGVSSLGVRGVPHSFSSSSQLQSAVAAAALVSRPGKHARNSHRSVPSSKVSSSGIGGGRIISGGSASSTAWKKQSNINTGVTMAYVNPSLTGHKTSATVDARQREYLLDMIPSRSSISQTANTWK
- the LOC121951347 gene encoding transcriptional repressor p66 alpha-like isoform X5: MSEEAVRQTRSQKRALERDAAPLSIEPSDADNESKRPKLDQNEPTTQAQTDPEPDPVLAQDDQSWTMLKSEHEKGQEREQSRSPLSLALPLTSQPVTDDQERTQRQQTTVKPSSDNRTDCNDKSSKARTEPGMDTRSQARLMEQKASGGMLAAGEVKATIKVEVQTGEQPVDMSTSRGSIKREKRPPSPEDDDVIILSDNDSPSPPMNGLSHFKELDTDLLMKSSPAERERIIKQLKEELRLEEAKLVLLKKLRQSQIQKDALQKPSGLSGSSAPPPLIRGTITSNKGSQQILTGRSSGTVIPPPLVRGGQQVSSKHGSQIIMPPLVRGAQPISVSPQQIQALRQQQQQQLAAAGGSGSGPPPLLLGPRTSAPGSHSQRGMVQSGLIRIGSSANTVASTSSLKGSSAGSSSVSVVSSNDSPASRQAAAKLALRKQLEKTLLEIPPPKPPAPEFNFMPSAANNEFIYLVGLEEVVQNLLDTIHRGKTGIALSKTITRDPFTCTQCNTDFTCRWRHDKSKGGVVLCEQCMSSNQKKILKAEHTNRLKAAFVKALQQEQEIEQRIFQQTSSPVSHSSSSSSSMKAEQLVSQQLKQAHARASSLQHLHQASRGANMVHHHSVKQSSQGQLSHGVSSLGVRGVPHSFSSSSQLQSAVAAAALVSRPGVTMAYVNPSLTGHKTSATVDARQREYLLDMIPSRSSISQTANTWK
- the LOC121951347 gene encoding transcriptional repressor p66 alpha-like isoform X2, with the translated sequence MSEEAVRQTRSQKRALERDAAPLSIEPSDADNESKRPKLDQNEPTTQAQTDPEPDPVLAQDDQSWTMLKSEHEKGQEREQSRSPLSLALPLTSQPVTDDQERTQRQQTTVKPSSDNRTDCNDKSSKARTEPGMDTRSQARLMEQKASGGMLAAGEVKATIKVEVQTGEQPVDMSTSRGIKREKRPPSPEDDDVIILSDNDSPSPPMNGLSHFKELDTDLLMKSSPAERERIIKQLKEELRLEEAKLVLLKKLRQSQIQKDALQKPSGLSGSSAPPPLIRGTITSNKGSQQILTGRSSGTVIPPPLVRGGQQVSSKHGSQIIMPPLVRGAQPISVSPQQIQALRQQQQQQLAAAGGSGSGPPPLLLGPRTSAPGSHSQRGMVQSGLIRIGSSANTVASTSSLKGSSAGSSSVSVVSSNDSPASRQAAAKLALRKQLEKTLLEIPPPKPPAPEFNFMPSAANNEFIYLVGLEEVVQNLLDTIHRGKTGIALSKTITRDPFTCTQCNTDFTCRWRHDKSKGGVVLCEQCMSSNQKKILKAEHTNRLKAAFVKALQQEQEIEQRIFQQTSSPVSHSSSSSSSMKAEQLVSQQLKQAHARASSLQHLHQASRGANMVHHHSVKQSSQGQLSHGVSSLGVRGVPHSFSSSSQLQSAVAAAALVSRPGKHARNSHRSVPSSKVSSSGIGGGRIISGGSASSTAWKKQSNINTGVTMAYVNPSLTGHKTSATVDARQREYLLDMIPSRSSISQTANTWK